The sequence below is a genomic window from Clostridium sp. BJN0001.
ACTTCCATAGCAGTTTCTGCTGCGAAAAGTTTTGCTCTTGCAGCTTCAACAGTGTATCTTCCGCCTTCCTGTTTCTTAATAGCTGCTTCATATACTAAATGCTTAGCTGCTCTTATCTTAACATCCATTTCAGCGATATACCATTGTAATCCCTGGAATGCAGCAAGAGGTCTTCCAAATTGTTTTCTTTCTTTCATGTATTCTACTGCTTCTTCAAAAGCACCTTCTGCGATACCTAAAGCTTGAGCAGCTATACCAATTCTTCCTCCATCAAGAGTATGCATTGCTACTTTAAATCCTGTTCCTTCTTTTCCAATTAAGTTTTCCTTAGGAACTATGCAATCTTCCATGATTAATTCTGTTGTTGAAGATGCTCTAATACCCATCTTGTTTTCAACATTTCCAACTGAGAATCCTTTGAAATCTTTCTGAACGATAAATGCTGAAATTCCATGATTTCCTTTGCTCTTATCTGTCATAGCAAATATTATGAAAGTATTAGCAACTCCTCCATTTGTTATGAAGATCTTAGAACCATTTAATACATAATGGTCTCCTTCTAAAACAGCTGTAGTCTGTTGTCCGGCTGAATCTGTTCCTGCATTTGGTTCAGTTAATCCGAATGCACCAATCTTCTTTCCTGAGCAAAGATCTGGTAAGTATTTTGCTTTCTGCTCTGGAGTACCATTTTCATTAATAACTGATGCGCAAAGTGAAGTATGAGCTGATAATATAACTCCTGTAGTTGCACATACCTTTGATAATTCTTCTACAGCGATTATGTATGATAAAACATCTCCGCCAGCTCCTCCTAATTCTTTAGAAAAAGGAATTCCCATCATTCCGAGTTTTCCCATTTTCTTTACATTTTCCATAGGAAATTCTTCAGTTTCATCAATTTCTGCAGCTATTGGTTTTACTTCATTTACTGCGAATTCTCTAACCATTTGTTGTACTAATTGTTGTTCCTTAGTTAATTGAAAATCCATTTAAATTACCCTCCTTGTTAATTAAACCTATTGTTTATAAAATATTATATAAATTTCTAATAGATTTTTGACAAATTAAATTATTATTATTTATTTTTGAAATTTTTTTCTTTTCTTCTTTCAAGGAATGCTGACATTCCTTCTTTTTGATCTTCTGTTGCAAAGCATTTACCAAAATCTTCTGATTCTATATTAACAGCAGTATCTATATCTACCTGCATGCCTCTATTTATTGCGTCTTTACATAACTTAACTGCAACTGGTGCATTACGCATTATTTTGCTTGCCATAGCCTTTGCTTCATCCATTAAGTTTTCAAGAGGAACTACTTTATTTACAAGTCCTATTCTGTATGCTTCATCAGCCTTAATATTTTTAGCTGTATAAATCATTTCTTTTGCTTTTCCAAGGCCTACTATTCTTGAGAGTCTTTGAGTGCCTCCAAATCCAGGAGTTATTCCAAGACCTGCTTCAGGCTGCCCAAATAAAGCTGTTTCTGAAGCTATTCTAATATCACAAGACATAGAAATTTCGCATCCTCCACCTAATGCAAATCCATTAACGGCTGCAATTACAGGCTTATCTAGTTTTTCAATTCTTCTGAATACTTTATTTCCTAAAATACCAAATTCTCTTCCTTGCTTTTCATCTAAATCTTTCATTTCTGCAATATCAGCTCCAGCAACAAATGATTTCTCACCTGAACCAGTTAATATTACTGCATAAATATCAGTATCTTTCTCAAGATCATCCATTACTACATCTAAATCCTTTAAAGTTTGTGAATTTAATGCATTTAATGCTTTTGGTCTGTTAATAGTTACAATAGCTAAATGTCCTTCTTTTTCAAGAATCACATTTTCTAATTTCATGTAATAATCCTCCTTTAAACCTTATAATTTATAATAATTATAAAAACAAAATTTGATTTTGTTAATATTATAACAAATATACTCAAAAATAATTGAAGCTTTACACTTCAACTAAAATTATAATACTTAAAGCAACTATTTGCAATAAAATATTAAGTCAAATTGACTTTTTGTCAATCTGCTATTTTTCTTCATTTAATAAATAAACAAGAGTCATAAGACTTTCACTTAAATGTACGTTTTCAACCCTTACATATGGAGGAACTATCAAGTCTACAGGAGCAAAATTCCATATAGCCCTTACTCCTCCTTTTATAAGATTATCTGCAACTTTTTGAGCATTTTTTCTAGGGACACATATTATTCCTATATCGACTTTATCTTTTTCAAGTATACTATCCATAACGTCTATATCTTTTATTTCAATATCTCTTATTTTCATTCCAATAAGTTTAGGATTAGCATCAAATATATCAACTATTTTTACTCCGAGATTATCGAATCTTGTATAATTTGAAACAGCTTGGCCTATATTGCCAGCTCCTACAAGAACTGTTTTATATTCTTTATCTAGACCTAAAATACAGCCTACTGCTTTATATAATTCTTTTACATTATATCCATATCCTTGTTGTCCAAAATCTCCAAAGCAATTAAGATCTTGCCTTATCTGTGATGCTGTAAATCCAATTTTTTCTCCTAATTCTTTTGAGGAAATTCTATCTATATCATTTTCTACAAGCTCTCCAAGATATCTATAATATTTAGGCAGCCGCTTAATTACTGCCATAGATATATTTTTATCTTTATACATATTTCTCTCCTTATCTATAAAAACATCATATAAATTATATTAATACAATTTTATCATACTATTTATATATTAGTTATTTTTTTAACACAATTTATTTATAATTATATCACATTTTTTTTATAAGATTTCAAAAATTAATTAATGCATGACTTTTAAATAATAAATTACAAAAGAAAAGCAATTTTAGGTTTCTAACTAAATCTAAAATTGCTTTTTTCAAATATTTAATATTTCGATTAAAAATCAGAGCCTATTCCCTTTAATTTGTCATTTGTCCTGTATTCTTTGTCATTTACTTAAATGCTCTCATTGAATTAATTACAGCAATTAATGTAACTCCAACATCAGCAAAAACTGCTTCCCACATTGTTGCAAATCCTAAAGCTCCAAAAATCAATACGAGTATCTTTACTCCAAGTGAGAAAAATATATTTTCTTTTAATATAATATTAGTTCTTATAGCTATTTTTATAGCATCAGCTAGTGACTTAGGCTTGTCTTTCATTAAAATAACATCCGCTGCTTCAACTGCTGCATCTGAGCCAATTCCTCCCATAGCTATTCCTATATCAGCTCTTGCAAGTACAGGTGCATCATTAATGCCATCTCCAACAAATACTACTTTCTTATTATCTTTTTGATTATTAATTAATTCCTCTAATTTTTTAACTTTATCCTCTGGAAGAAGTGAAGATAGATATTCATCTACTCCAACAATTTCTGCTGTTTTTTTAGCAGATTTTTCATTATCTCCTGTAAGCATTACAGTTTTACGTATTCCTAATGTTTTAAGTAGTGAGATAGCTTCTTTTGAATCTTCTTTTATCTCATCTTCAATTATTATACTTCCAACATATTTTTTGTTTACAGCAACGTATATTATAGTTCCTGCTGTATCAATTTTGGGAACATTTATATTATTTTTTTTCATAAGCTTTATATTTCCAACTAAAGTATTACTTCCTTCAATAATTCCTGAAATACCAAAGCCTGAAATTTCTTTATAATCTTTAATATCATCTTTTGAAATTATTTTTCCATATGCTTTTACTATTGATTTTGCTATAGGATGATTTGAGAAGTTCTCTGCTATTGCAGCTTTTTTCAAAATTTCTTCTTCTGAAATTTCTTCCGGAATTATTTTTGAAACTTTAAATGTTCCCTTTGTAAGTGTTCCTGTTTTATCAAATACAACAACTCCTACATTTTTTAATGATTCTAAATAATTTCCTCCTTTTACAAGTATTCCATTTTTAGAGGCTTTACCTATACCCGAGAAAAGTGTAAGAGGTACTGAAATAACAAGTGCACATGGACACGAAACCACTAAAAATAATAATGCTCTATATACCCATATAGAGAATGATTGATTTAAAATAATTGGTGGAATTATAGAAATTGCTAAAGCTAAAAATACAACTGCTGGTGTATAGAATTTACAGAACTTAGTTATAAATTTTTCTGTTTTTGCTTTCTTATTTCCTGCATTTTGAACAAGATTTAATATCCTTGTTATAGTTGATTCATTAAGTTTTTTAGTAACTTTTAATTTAAGAATAGAATTTAAATTTATACATCCTGATAATACTTCATCATTTTTAGAAACATATTTGGGATATGATTCTCCTGTAAGAGCTGATGTATCTATATTGCCATTTCCTTCAAGAACTATACCATCCAAAGGAACTCTTTCACCTGGTTTTAATAATATAATATCAGAAATATCAACATCTTCAGGAAAGACTTTAATTTCAGTTCCATTTTTAATAACATTTGCATAATTTGCTTTTACTTTTAACAATGATTTGATTGAATTTTTTGAATGGTCGACAGCCATATCCTCAAGCATTTCTCCAAGCTGATAAAATAACATAACTGCTACAGCTTCACTATATTGTCCAATTATAAGTGCTCCAACAGTTGCAAGCGCCATAAGAAAATTTTCATCAAATATTTTACACTTTGTGATATTTTTTAAAGCTGAAGAAAGGACTTCGTATCCAGCTAAAAGATAACTTATCATAAATAAAACAAATGATATACTGCTGTTTTTCTTTAATATAAAAGCAAAAATATAAACAGCTATTGCTATAAATAGGCATTTATTTTTAAATACAACTGCCTTAAATTTATTTTCTTCTCTACATTCCTTTAAATTACATGATTTATTATTTCTTATATTTTCAGCATCATACTCTGATACAATTACATCTTTTTCTATTTCCTTTACTATTTTTTTTACTTTATCAATAACTATATCTTTCTGATTTTCATCTTCTAGTTCAATCTGCAATACACTTAAGGAAAAATTTAATGCTGCTTCATCTATTTCTTCTAATTTCTTCACCTTAGCCTCAATTTTATTTGCACAGTTTGCACATCCAAGACCTTTAAGAAAGAGTTTTATTGTACTTTTCATATTCCTCAACTCCAAACTTTATTTTATCTTCATCTATAACATCTACTCTGTTATATGGTTAAATCCTTGATTAAATATTTCTTTTATATGGTCATCATCTAATGAATAGTAAACGACTTTACCGTTTCTTCTAAATTTTACAAGTCTAGTCTGTTTTAATATTCTAAGCTGATGAGATACCGCAGACTGCGAAAGTGAAAGCACTGATGCTAAATCACATACACACATTTCAGACTGAAAAAGTGCACAAATAATTTTTACTCTTGTTGAATCTCCAAATGTCTTAAAAAGCTCCGCTAGATCATATAAAATTTCATCATCTGGTATTTCTGATTTAACTTTATTTACTACATCTTCATGTATACACGTTGTATTACATGATTCAATCCCATTTTCATCTTTTTTCATTTTCTGTTCCTCCTCTGCTCATATGAATATATGCTCATATGTTTAATTATATTATATTCTCTTTTTTGAAATATGACAAACATTTTTTCCATATAATTTTACTTTTTAAATAAAAAAATACACAACACTAAGAACTTGCTTACATAAATTAAATATTTATGTAAGCAAATTCTAATGTTGTGTATTCTATCTATTAATTACTATAGATTAATAATTAACAATCTTAGAGAAGTCTTCTGCTTTAAGGCTTGCTCCTCCAACTAAAGCGCCGTCTATGTCAGACATAGCCATTTGCTCTTTAATTGTATTTGGTTTAACAGATCCACCGTATTGGATTCTTACTTTGTCTGCAACTTCTTTTCCAAACATTCCAGCTACTACGTTTCTTATAGCTGCAATTGTTTCATTAGCTTGTTCCTTAGTTGCAGTCTTTCCTGTTCCTATAGCCCAGATTGGTTCGTAAGCTATAACAACTTTTTCAGCCTGTTCTTTAGTTAATCCTGCTAAATCACTCTTAATCTGAATAGCGATAAAGTCGTTAGTAATTCCGCTTTCTCTCTGTTCTAAAGTTTCTCCACAGCAAAGAATTGGAAGTAAATTATGCTCAAAAGCCTTTTTAACTTTCTTATTTAATGCTGAATCAGTTTCATTAAAATAAGTTCTTCTTTCACTATGTCCTAAAATTACATAGTCAATTCCTAAAGTTTCAAGCATACTTGGAGAAACTTCTCCTGTAAATGCTCCGCTTTCTTCAAAGTGCATGTTCTGTGCACCTATCTTTATGTTAGTTCCTTCTACAGCTTTTTTTACTGCATCTAAGCATACAAATGTTGGGCAGATTACTACATCACATTTTGCATCCTTAACAAGTGGAGCTAA
It includes:
- the tpiA gene encoding triose-phosphate isomerase, producing MSRKAIIAGNWKMNKTVDEAVKVVKELAPLVKDAKCDVVICPTFVCLDAVKKAVEGTNIKIGAQNMHFEESGAFTGEVSPSMLETLGIDYVILGHSERRTYFNETDSALNKKVKKAFEHNLLPILCCGETLEQRESGITNDFIAIQIKSDLAGLTKEQAEKVVIAYEPIWAIGTGKTATKEQANETIAAIRNVVAGMFGKEVADKVRIQYGGSVKPNTIKEQMAMSDIDGALVGGASLKAEDFSKIVNY
- a CDS encoding acyl-CoA dehydrogenase codes for the protein MDFQLTKEQQLVQQMVREFAVNEVKPIAAEIDETEEFPMENVKKMGKLGMMGIPFSKELGGAGGDVLSYIIAVEELSKVCATTGVILSAHTSLCASVINENGTPEQKAKYLPDLCSGKKIGAFGLTEPNAGTDSAGQQTTAVLEGDHYVLNGSKIFITNGGVANTFIIFAMTDKSKGNHGISAFIVQKDFKGFSVGNVENKMGIRASSTTELIMEDCIVPKENLIGKEGTGFKVAMHTLDGGRIGIAAQALGIAEGAFEEAVEYMKERKQFGRPLAAFQGLQWYIAEMDVKIRAAKHLVYEAAIKKQEGGRYTVEAARAKLFAAETAMEVTTKAVQIFGGYGFTKEYPVERMMRDAKITEIYEGTSEVQKMVISGSILK
- a CDS encoding redox-sensing transcriptional repressor Rex, with the translated sequence MYKDKNISMAVIKRLPKYYRYLGELVENDIDRISSKELGEKIGFTASQIRQDLNCFGDFGQQGYGYNVKELYKAVGCILGLDKEYKTVLVGAGNIGQAVSNYTRFDNLGVKIVDIFDANPKLIGMKIRDIEIKDIDVMDSILEKDKVDIGIICVPRKNAQKVADNLIKGGVRAIWNFAPVDLIVPPYVRVENVHLSESLMTLVYLLNEEK
- a CDS encoding metalloregulator ArsR/SmtB family transcription factor; translated protein: MKKDENGIESCNTTCIHEDVVNKVKSEIPDDEILYDLAELFKTFGDSTRVKIICALFQSEMCVCDLASVLSLSQSAVSHQLRILKQTRLVKFRRNGKVVYYSLDDDHIKEIFNQGFNHITE
- a CDS encoding short-chain-enoyl-CoA hydratase; translation: MKLENVILEKEGHLAIVTINRPKALNALNSQTLKDLDVVMDDLEKDTDIYAVILTGSGEKSFVAGADIAEMKDLDEKQGREFGILGNKVFRRIEKLDKPVIAAVNGFALGGGCEISMSCDIRIASETALFGQPEAGLGITPGFGGTQRLSRIVGLGKAKEMIYTAKNIKADEAYRIGLVNKVVPLENLMDEAKAMASKIMRNAPVAVKLCKDAINRGMQVDIDTAVNIESEDFGKCFATEDQKEGMSAFLERRKEKNFKNK
- a CDS encoding heavy metal translocating P-type ATPase — encoded protein: MKSTIKLFLKGLGCANCANKIEAKVKKLEEIDEAALNFSLSVLQIELEDENQKDIVIDKVKKIVKEIEKDVIVSEYDAENIRNNKSCNLKECREENKFKAVVFKNKCLFIAIAVYIFAFILKKNSSISFVLFMISYLLAGYEVLSSALKNITKCKIFDENFLMALATVGALIIGQYSEAVAVMLFYQLGEMLEDMAVDHSKNSIKSLLKVKANYANVIKNGTEIKVFPEDVDISDIILLKPGERVPLDGIVLEGNGNIDTSALTGESYPKYVSKNDEVLSGCINLNSILKLKVTKKLNESTITRILNLVQNAGNKKAKTEKFITKFCKFYTPAVVFLALAISIIPPIILNQSFSIWVYRALLFLVVSCPCALVISVPLTLFSGIGKASKNGILVKGGNYLESLKNVGVVVFDKTGTLTKGTFKVSKIIPEEISEEEILKKAAIAENFSNHPIAKSIVKAYGKIISKDDIKDYKEISGFGISGIIEGSNTLVGNIKLMKKNNINVPKIDTAGTIIYVAVNKKYVGSIIIEDEIKEDSKEAISLLKTLGIRKTVMLTGDNEKSAKKTAEIVGVDEYLSSLLPEDKVKKLEELINNQKDNKKVVFVGDGINDAPVLARADIGIAMGGIGSDAAVEAADVILMKDKPKSLADAIKIAIRTNIILKENIFFSLGVKILVLIFGALGFATMWEAVFADVGVTLIAVINSMRAFK